From the Theobroma cacao cultivar B97-61/B2 chromosome 2, Criollo_cocoa_genome_V2, whole genome shotgun sequence genome, one window contains:
- the LOC18609868 gene encoding uncharacterized protein LOC18609868 — protein MEQKKISSSYENSSSNNISAIRDEAGYKGVPIHSQVMKIKQEFEKIKHPSLRQADMRRVLREITRQRSRSPLGLAERPISVGNL, from the coding sequence ATGGAGCAAAAGAAGATCAGCAGCAGCTACGAGAACAGTAGCAGCAACAACATCTCAGCTATAAGAGATGAGGCTGGATACAAAGGTGTTCCGATTCATAGCCAAGTCATGAAGATAAAGCAAGAGTTTGAGAAGATCAAGCATCCATCGCTGCGGCAGGCAGATATGAGACGAGTGCTCCGTGAGATCACCCGGCAACGGTCCCGCTCCCCTCTGGGATTAGCTGAAAGACCCATATCAGTTGGGAATTTATAG